In Helicobacter bilis, a genomic segment contains:
- the tkt gene encoding transketolase has protein sequence MTHEQIANELRMLCADMVQEANSGHPGAPMGLADIAVVLANHINIYPQEANWINRDRLVFSGGHASALLYALLHLWGYDIDTQDLRNFRKLHSKTPGHPEYKHTHGVEITTGPLGQGVANAVGFAMAAKRAKAMLGSDVINHKVYCFCGDGDLEEGISYEACSLAGHHGLDNLILIYDSNNISIEGDISIAFSEDIGARFRAQGFFVIEICGHDYAQVNNALLEAKQSCKPTLIIAKTKIAKNAIGLEGSHHAHGAPLGHEVILESKKQMGFSSETFRISEESRTHFKETAIRGEKAYQAWLTTLQKNGQEKNLEMLLKKDFSNVSFPMFNSLDSNHANDLQKQEGRAGLSYQNAIATRASNGKILNAIAQANMGFIGGSADLAPSNNTTLKDSKDFPHGNNMHFGVREHAMGAISNAFANYGIFTPFCATFFVFSDYLSPSIRVASLMKAQVFYIFTHDSIGVGEDGATHQPIEQLSHLRAMPNLLNWRVADANENALAWQVALTLQTPQSFILTRQNLPLIQSDSMNLENVAKGAYIISHSLLLTDFTQSKSNTHKITLLASGSEVHLAIKAQEKLESEGIATQVVSMPCFELFLQQGRAYSLSLFGDSKVFAIEAQRGLELYRFADSVLSMESFGASGKGDLLFEHFGFSVENICNNVKSLF, from the coding sequence ATGACGCATGAACAAATCGCAAATGAGTTAAGAATGCTTTGTGCTGATATGGTGCAAGAAGCAAATAGTGGGCATCCGGGTGCACCTATGGGACTTGCTGATATTGCAGTTGTGTTAGCAAATCATATTAATATTTATCCGCAAGAAGCAAATTGGATTAATCGCGATAGGTTAGTATTTAGCGGTGGACATGCGAGTGCCTTGCTTTATGCGTTATTGCATTTGTGGGGTTATGATATAGATACGCAGGATTTGCGTAATTTTCGCAAACTTCATTCAAAAACGCCCGGTCATCCAGAATATAAACACACACATGGTGTAGAGATTACGACAGGTCCATTAGGGCAGGGTGTGGCAAATGCGGTAGGTTTTGCTATGGCGGCAAAACGCGCAAAGGCTATGCTTGGTAGCGATGTGATTAATCATAAGGTGTATTGCTTTTGTGGTGATGGTGATTTAGAAGAGGGCATTAGCTATGAGGCTTGCTCTCTTGCTGGACATCATGGACTTGATAATTTGATTCTCATCTATGATAGCAATAACATCAGTATTGAAGGCGATATAAGTATCGCTTTTAGTGAAGATATTGGGGCGAGATTTAGGGCGCAAGGCTTTTTTGTGATAGAGATTTGCGGACATGATTATGCACAGGTTAATAACGCATTACTAGAAGCAAAACAATCATGTAAGCCAACATTAATCATAGCAAAGACGAAAATTGCAAAAAATGCGATCGGCTTAGAGGGTAGTCATCACGCGCATGGTGCGCCTTTAGGACATGAAGTCATACTTGAGAGTAAGAAGCAAATGGGCTTTAGTAGCGAAACTTTTCGCATAAGTGAAGAGAGTAGAACCCATTTTAAAGAGACTGCAATAAGGGGAGAGAAAGCTTATCAAGCATGGCTCACTACCTTGCAAAAAAACGGACAAGAAAAGAATCTTGAAATGCTATTAAAAAAAGATTTTAGCAATGTTTCATTTCCCATGTTTAATAGCTTAGATTCTAACCACGCAAACGATCTGCAAAAACAAGAGGGTAGGGCAGGGCTATCCTATCAAAACGCAATAGCTACAAGGGCTAGTAATGGCAAGATTCTAAATGCTATTGCACAGGCAAATATGGGCTTTATCGGTGGGAGTGCAGATCTTGCTCCAAGCAATAATACGACATTAAAAGATTCTAAAGATTTTCCACATGGCAACAATATGCACTTTGGTGTGCGAGAACATGCTATGGGTGCGATAAGTAACGCCTTTGCAAATTATGGAATCTTTACGCCGTTTTGTGCGACTTTCTTTGTATTTAGCGATTATTTATCGCCTAGCATTCGTGTGGCAAGTCTTATGAAAGCACAGGTTTTTTACATTTTTACACATGATTCTATCGGTGTTGGTGAAGATGGAGCGACACATCAGCCAATAGAGCAGTTAAGCCATTTACGCGCTATGCCAAATCTATTGAATTGGCGTGTAGCCGATGCGAATGAAAATGCTTTAGCATGGCAGGTCGCGCTCACCTTGCAAACGCCACAAAGCTTTATCCTAACAAGACAGAATCTTCCCTTAATACAATCAGATTCTATGAATCTAGAGAATGTAGCAAAAGGGGCTTATATCATCTCGCATTCTTTATTGCTGACGGATTTTACGCAATCAAAAAGCAATACGCATAAGATTACATTACTAGCAAGTGGGAGTGAAGTGCATTTAGCCATTAAAGCACAAGAAAAGCTAGAGAGTGAAGGCATTGCAACACAGGTTGTATCCATGCCTTGCTTTGAGTTGTTTTTGCAGCAGGGTAGGGCGTATAGCCTAAGTCTTTTTGGAGATTCTAAAGTCTTTGCTATTGAAGCACAAAGGGGATTGGAACTATACAGATTTGCTGATAGTGTGCTAAGTATGGAATCTTTTGGGGCGAGTGGCAAGGGTGATTTATTATTTGAGCATTTTGGCTTTAGTGTTGAGAATATTTGTAATAATGTGAAGTCTTTATTTTAA
- a CDS encoding Fe-S-containing hydro-lyase, producing MSEIRLQAPFTREEGKKLRAGDTVLISGTIIAARDAAHKALTEALARGEKLPVDLVNQTIYYLGPSPAKPGNAIGSAGPTTSGRMDKYTPTIIEQGISGMIGKGYRNQAVIDSMKKHGVVYMVAVGGAAALISKCIQKYEVLAYEELGPEAVARLTIVDFPAIVAIDSDGNNFYEQGQSAYKQI from the coding sequence ATGTCAGAAATTAGATTGCAAGCCCCATTTACTAGAGAAGAAGGCAAGAAGTTACGAGCAGGTGATACGGTATTAATATCTGGGACTATCATTGCAGCAAGAGATGCTGCACATAAGGCACTTACAGAAGCGTTGGCGCGAGGCGAAAAGCTGCCAGTTGATTTGGTAAATCAAACTATTTACTATTTAGGACCAAGCCCTGCAAAGCCCGGTAATGCTATCGGATCTGCAGGACCTACGACAAGTGGCAGAATGGATAAATATACGCCTACAATAATAGAGCAGGGCATAAGCGGTATGATTGGCAAAGGCTATCGTAATCAAGCAGTTATTGATTCTATGAAAAAGCATGGTGTTGTTTATATGGTTGCGGTTGGCGGTGCTGCTGCTTTGATCTCTAAATGTATTCAAAAATATGAAGTCCTTGCGTATGAAGAGCTTGGACCAGAAGCAGTTGCAAGACTGACTATTGTTGATTTTCCAGCTATTGTTGCCATTGATAGTGATGGTAATAATTTTTATGAGCAAGGGCAATCTGCGTATAAGCAAATATAG
- a CDS encoding bacteriohemerythrin: MLPKWSKEYSVHNFMIDEQHKKLFELANIADNMIGKQTNPLEIKQVLVALFDYMKTHFRDEEAYMESIQFPALETHREHHKEIVSEMTLLIKNMKYDFKQQLAIITEQWLVRHILQEDMRIGEYQQEMLEKKRAKENKELESENNILEDAFVESEHSAQSKPENNPTLNSTKAIQKDSVLHIYSCMCGKVYNISDPIHAQIQQGKKIYCKHCNTNITYINDMKV; the protein is encoded by the coding sequence GTGCTACCTAAGTGGAGTAAAGAATATAGTGTTCATAACTTTATGATTGATGAACAACATAAAAAGCTATTTGAGCTTGCGAATATAGCAGATAATATGATTGGCAAACAGACAAATCCACTAGAGATTAAGCAGGTTTTGGTTGCTTTATTTGACTATATGAAGACTCATTTTAGAGATGAGGAAGCCTATATGGAAAGCATACAATTTCCAGCATTAGAAACGCATAGAGAACACCACAAAGAGATTGTGTCTGAGATGACCTTGCTTATAAAAAATATGAAATATGACTTTAAGCAGCAACTTGCCATAATTACTGAGCAATGGCTTGTTAGGCATATATTGCAAGAAGATATGCGTATTGGAGAATATCAGCAAGAAATGCTAGAAAAGAAAAGGGCGAAGGAAAACAAAGAGTTAGAATCTGAAAACAATATATTAGAAGATGCGTTTGTAGAATCCGAGCATTCAGCCCAGAGTAAGCCAGAAAATAATCCTACTCTAAATAGCACAAAGGCAATTCAAAAAGATAGCGTGTTGCATATTTATAGCTGCATGTGCGGTAAGGTGTATAACATTTCAGATCCTATCCATGCACAGATACAACAAGGCAAAAAGATATATTGCAAACATTGCAATACAAATATTACTTACATTAATGATATGAAAGTGTAG
- a CDS encoding bacteriohemerythrin, with translation MLLQWNDKYSVKNYLIDEQHKKLFELANMADNMIGKQTDPAEIKKMLVALFDYMKTHFRDEEVYMESIQYPSLELHKERHKQIVFEMTNLVKNMKYDFKQQLVIIMEQWLLKHILQEDMEYAKHCEEMNEKRSMQKAATPAASSEDNALLKQAEMTSGKKQETKKGIMHMYSCLCGKTYNIKPDIHAKIQAGDGVKCQDCTTFIKYITDIEV, from the coding sequence ATGTTGTTGCAGTGGAATGATAAATATAGTGTTAAAAATTATTTGATTGATGAGCAACATAAAAAGCTATTTGAGCTTGCGAATATGGCGGATAATATGATTGGGAAGCAGACTGACCCAGCTGAGATTAAAAAAATGCTTGTCGCCTTGTTTGATTATATGAAAACTCACTTTAGAGATGAAGAAGTCTATATGGAAAGCATACAATATCCCTCTCTTGAGTTACATAAAGAAAGACATAAACAGATTGTGTTTGAGATGACAAATCTTGTAAAAAATATGAAATATGATTTTAAACAACAACTTGTGATTATCATGGAGCAATGGCTTTTAAAGCATATTTTGCAAGAAGATATGGAGTATGCAAAACATTGTGAAGAAATGAATGAAAAGCGATCCATGCAAAAAGCAGCAACACCAGCTGCAAGTAGTGAAGATAATGCGTTGTTAAAACAAGCTGAAATGACTTCAGGGAAAAAGCAAGAAACAAAAAAAGGTATCATGCATATGTATAGCTGTTTGTGCGGGAAGACTTATAATATTAAGCCAGATATACATGCAAAAATACAGGCGGGAGATGGTGTAAAATGTCAGGATTGCACCACATTTATTAAGTATATTACAGACATTGAAGTTTAA
- a CDS encoding fumarate hydratase, whose amino-acid sequence MREIQCETISEAVKELCIKACCIQTPDIKNAFKKAQEVETSAIGKNILGTLIKNGEIAQTNMMPICQDTGMTVVFAEIGQDVHIVGGLFSDAINEGVRRGYKDGYLRKSVVNEPVFERKNTTDNSPAVLHTEMVMGDKIKITVAPKGFGSENKSLLKMFVPADGLEGVKSLFLEAVKLAGPNACPPMVLGVGIGGTMEKAAILAKKAAIRSIDSKNPHPKYAALEEELLELANKTGVGPQGLGGNTTAFGVNIEWYPTHIAGMPVAINVNCHAARHYSVEL is encoded by the coding sequence ATGCGTGAAATACAATGTGAAACAATCTCAGAAGCCGTTAAAGAGCTTTGCATTAAAGCTTGTTGCATACAGACACCAGATATAAAAAATGCTTTTAAGAAAGCACAAGAAGTTGAGACTTCTGCTATTGGTAAGAATATTTTAGGCACATTAATAAAAAATGGCGAAATCGCACAAACAAATATGATGCCTATCTGTCAAGACACTGGTATGACTGTGGTTTTTGCAGAGATTGGGCAGGATGTGCATATTGTTGGTGGTTTATTTAGCGATGCGATAAATGAAGGGGTAAGACGCGGGTATAAAGATGGTTATTTGAGAAAATCTGTTGTCAATGAGCCTGTTTTTGAACGCAAGAATACAACCGATAACTCGCCTGCGGTTTTGCATACAGAAATGGTTATGGGCGATAAGATTAAAATCACGGTTGCACCAAAGGGTTTTGGCAGTGAGAATAAAAGTTTATTAAAAATGTTTGTGCCAGCAGATGGACTTGAGGGTGTGAAAAGTTTGTTTTTAGAGGCTGTTAAACTTGCTGGACCAAATGCGTGTCCGCCTATGGTGCTTGGTGTAGGCATTGGTGGGACTATGGAAAAGGCTGCGATTTTAGCAAAAAAGGCTGCTATCCGCTCAATAGATTCTAAGAATCCGCATCCAAAATATGCCGCATTAGAAGAAGAGTTATTGGAGCTTGCAAATAAAACAGGTGTTGGACCGCAAGGGCTAGGTGGCAATACTACCGCATTTGGTGTAAATATTGAATGGTATCCAACGCATATTGCGGGTATGCCTGTCGCAATTAATGTGAATTGTCATGCAGCACGGCATTATAGCGTTGAGTTGTAA
- a CDS encoding peptidylprolyl isomerase: protein MIKKIFIFTLLCCSTFIYAESSSQSPASSLDSVSKNIVGGIALFVNGEPITLHAIKQVENALHTDRLRATDILVTEKLKEAEIKRLKIEINDIQLDSQIAQIAQQNGMNLDQFYAAIMREGMSLVEYRTKLKEQMLAQELMRKILFSSNVGQEDELRKYYNEHLDEFVIPKEVVGVKFVSRNKEILESFMQQGIDSTIPDSIAHTEEKLEIESLPTQVADIFLATNAKSFTQVFESDNGDFVAFYIKGKISNEQVDFEKAKNYIAQKLIANNQEKILSDYFERVRSRSKIVFVR, encoded by the coding sequence ATGATTAAGAAAATTTTTATATTCACGCTTCTATGTTGTAGCACTTTTATATATGCAGAATCTAGCTCTCAAAGTCCAGCTTCTAGCCTAGATTCTGTCAGCAAGAATATTGTCGGTGGTATCGCACTTTTTGTGAATGGTGAGCCGATTACGCTACATGCGATTAAACAAGTAGAAAACGCATTGCATACAGACAGACTTCGAGCCACAGATATACTTGTAACAGAGAAGCTAAAAGAAGCTGAAATTAAGCGTTTAAAAATTGAAATAAATGATATACAGCTAGATTCACAAATAGCACAAATCGCACAGCAAAATGGCATGAATTTAGACCAATTCTATGCGGCTATTATGCGAGAGGGTATGAGCTTAGTAGAATATCGCACAAAGCTAAAAGAGCAAATGCTAGCACAAGAACTTATGCGAAAGATACTCTTTTCTAGCAATGTCGGGCAAGAAGATGAGCTGCGTAAATACTACAACGAGCATTTAGACGAGTTTGTTATCCCCAAAGAAGTTGTGGGTGTAAAATTTGTAAGTCGCAATAAAGAGATTCTAGAATCTTTTATGCAGCAAGGCATAGATAGCACTATACCAGATTCTATAGCACACACTGAAGAGAAGCTAGAAATAGAGAGTTTGCCAACGCAGGTAGCTGATATTTTTCTAGCAACCAACGCAAAGTCTTTTACACAGGTATTTGAATCTGATAATGGCGATTTCGTTGCGTTTTATATTAAGGGAAAAATATCAAACGAACAAGTAGATTTTGAAAAAGCAAAAAACTATATCGCACAAAAACTCATAGCAAATAACCAAGAAAAGATTCTAAGCGATTATTTTGAACGCGTAAGGAGCCGCTCTAAGATTGTTTTTGTCCGCTAA
- a CDS encoding RidA family protein translates to MKKFDIVSTSNAPQAIGPYSQAIVANSLIFTSGQIPLLPNGEFLDSDIEAQTHQVCKNLKAVLEAAGSSLENVIKTNVYLSDMSYFTQFNEVYATYFSHKPARSTVAVKELPKGSKIEIECIALKS, encoded by the coding sequence ATGAAAAAGTTTGATATTGTAAGCACAAGTAATGCACCGCAGGCGATAGGACCATATTCACAGGCTATTGTTGCAAATAGTTTGATTTTTACTTCTGGGCAGATTCCATTGTTACCAAATGGGGAATTTTTGGATTCTGACATAGAAGCACAGACACATCAAGTTTGCAAGAACTTAAAAGCAGTATTAGAAGCGGCTGGAAGTAGCTTAGAGAATGTAATAAAAACAAATGTGTATCTTAGTGATATGTCGTATTTTACGCAATTTAATGAAGTGTATGCCACATATTTTTCACATAAGCCTGCTCGTAGCACGGTTGCTGTTAAAGAATTGCCAAAGGGCAGTAAAATAGAGATTGAATGTATTGCGTTGAAGTCATAG
- a CDS encoding outer membrane beta-barrel protein: MRKISLSIVCSALVCSSVALANNPAENATDLKGMKPFVGFMVGTLTETASTTINGSAIVLSITSLQTGLWGGLEFNFMDNLGVRAYVNMITTALPINSTTNSVRSSSRMIFNGNVDLIYRPTDKLGIFIGFGLGDMLIGSTYKSNTRTETNPDNYFAMFGNFGVQYNINTNNILELSAILNSMFDFTTIERVSTTTGTAIVKTQLYAPSVLVSHNIMMKYAYRF; encoded by the coding sequence ATGAGAAAAATATCATTGTCTATTGTATGTAGTGCTTTAGTATGTAGTAGTGTAGCTTTGGCAAATAATCCTGCTGAAAATGCAACAGATTTAAAAGGCATGAAACCTTTTGTTGGCTTTATGGTTGGGACATTGACCGAAACTGCAAGCACAACGATTAATGGTAGCGCCATAGTCTTATCTATAACATCACTTCAAACTGGTTTATGGGGTGGATTAGAGTTTAACTTTATGGATAATCTAGGCGTTAGAGCTTATGTAAATATGATTACAACTGCATTGCCAATAAACTCAACTACAAATAGCGTAAGATCTAGCAGTCGCATGATCTTCAATGGCAATGTGGATTTAATCTATCGTCCAACTGATAAACTTGGCATATTTATAGGCTTTGGTTTGGGCGATATGCTAATAGGTTCTACCTACAAAAGTAACACAAGAACAGAAACTAATCCAGACAACTACTTTGCAATGTTTGGAAACTTTGGTGTGCAGTATAATATTAATACAAACAATATTTTAGAGTTGAGTGCTATTTTAAACTCAATGTTTGATTTTACAACAATAGAAAGAGTTAGCACAACAACAGGTACAGCAATAGTTAAAACCCAACTTTACGCACCAAGTGTGCTTGTTTCACATAACATCATGATGAAATATGCCTATAGATTCTAA
- a CDS encoding carbon-nitrogen hydrolase: MPQIKQDGVRVALVQQSYVFDLVKSKCDGGLDSKSNCIDKGEFSQNLDSKNPTAHLGIGENLESWQKELSKKMKEKTKQAIIEASKNAELILLQELHTTQYFCQSEETKYLSFAQDFDENVAFFSTIAKECGVVLVTSLFEQRARGLYHNTAVVFEKDGSIAGKYRKMHIPDDPQFYEKFYFTPGDLGFNPIKTSVGNLGVLVCWDQWFPEAARIMALNGADMLIYPTAIGWFDADCEAEKKRQLEAWQTIQRGHAIANGLPLASINRVGFEPNLQAEGEGIRFFGNSFVCGPQGEILTQASNDKDEILYAFIDYERTKAVRDIWPFFRDRRIEHYQPLLKLYGN; this comes from the coding sequence ATGCCACAAATAAAGCAAGATGGAGTAAGAGTAGCATTAGTGCAGCAAAGCTATGTGTTTGATTTAGTGAAGAGTAAATGCGATGGGGGACTAGATTCTAAATCAAATTGCATAGACAAGGGCGAATTTTCACAGAATCTAGATTCTAAAAACCCCACAGCCCACTTGGGCATAGGTGAAAATCTAGAATCATGGCAAAAAGAACTCTCAAAGAAAATGAAAGAAAAGACAAAACAAGCAATCATTGAAGCAAGTAAAAACGCAGAACTGATTCTATTGCAAGAGCTTCACACAACGCAGTATTTCTGTCAAAGCGAAGAGACGAAATATCTCTCATTCGCACAGGACTTTGATGAAAATGTTGCATTTTTTAGCACTATCGCTAAGGAATGCGGCGTTGTGCTTGTTACCTCGCTTTTTGAGCAAAGGGCAAGGGGGCTTTATCACAACACAGCGGTTGTGTTTGAAAAAGATGGCAGCATAGCGGGAAAATATAGGAAAATGCACATTCCAGATGACCCGCAGTTTTATGAGAAATTCTACTTTACGCCCGGCGATCTAGGCTTTAATCCCATTAAAACGAGTGTTGGGAATCTTGGCGTGCTTGTGTGCTGGGATCAGTGGTTTCCAGAGGCAGCAAGGATTATGGCGTTAAATGGTGCGGATATGCTGATTTATCCCACGGCGATTGGCTGGTTTGATGCAGATTGTGAAGCGGAGAAAAAGCGGCAGCTTGAAGCATGGCAGACAATACAAAGGGGACATGCTATTGCTAATGGACTCCCCCTTGCAAGCATTAATCGCGTAGGCTTTGAGCCTAATCTTCAGGCAGAAGGTGAGGGCATCCGCTTTTTTGGCAATAGCTTTGTATGCGGTCCGCAAGGCGAGATTCTAACACAGGCAAGTAATGATAAAGATGAGATTCTATACGCTTTTATCGATTATGAACGCACAAAAGCTGTGCGAGATATCTGGCCCTTTTTCCGCGATAGACGCATAGAGCATTATCAGCCACTTTTAAAGCTATATGGAAACTAA
- a CDS encoding gamma carbonic anhydrase family protein, which translates to MLIKFNGITPSIGKEVLICDGAKVIGEVSIGDNASIWYNCVLRGDVNYIKIGKNTNIQDLTMIHVWHREKGEAESGYPAIIGDNVTIGHSCVIHACHIEDNCLIGMGSIVMDGARIGRDSIVGAGAVVTKGKKFPPKSLILGNPAKFVRELSEEEIEEIANSAIRYVEFKNQYM; encoded by the coding sequence ATGTTGATAAAATTTAATGGGATTACGCCTAGTATCGGTAAAGAAGTGTTGATATGTGATGGGGCAAAGGTTATTGGCGAGGTAAGCATTGGCGATAATGCGTCAATTTGGTATAATTGCGTGTTGCGTGGCGATGTGAATTATATCAAAATAGGTAAAAATACGAATATACAAGATTTAACCATGATACATGTATGGCATAGAGAAAAGGGCGAGGCTGAAAGCGGTTATCCCGCGATTATTGGCGATAATGTTACCATAGGACACAGCTGCGTTATCCATGCGTGTCATATTGAGGATAATTGCCTTATTGGCATGGGTAGCATTGTGATGGATGGTGCTAGGATTGGGAGAGATTCTATTGTTGGGGCGGGAGCAGTCGTTACAAAAGGTAAAAAGTTTCCACCAAAATCACTCATTCTTGGGAATCCAGCGAAATTTGTGCGAGAACTTAGTGAAGAAGAGATAGAAGAAATCGCAAATTCAGCTATTCGCTATGTGGAGTTTAAGAATCAATATATGTGA
- the flgG gene encoding flagellar basal-body rod protein FlgG: MMRSLYTATTGMLGQQLQIDTTSNNIANVNTVGFKRQRAEFNDLFYQTLQFAGTQTSETTLTPTGIEVGVGVRTGAINRIYSQGSPKETENPLDVAIMGKGFFPIQLPDGNIAYTRSGNFKLDDQGNIVTSEGYLVQPQITVPPEAQSINIGADGTVSVTLGNNGQAEVLGQIQLVNFVNPAGLHGLGDNLYMNTNASGEPIEGIAGQDGLGQIRAGFLELSNVRLVSEMTDLITGQRAYEANSKSIQTADSMLQTVNGLKR; encoded by the coding sequence ATGATGAGATCACTCTATACTGCGACAACAGGAATGTTAGGGCAGCAGTTACAAATCGACACGACTTCAAACAACATTGCGAATGTGAATACAGTGGGCTTTAAGCGACAAAGAGCGGAGTTTAACGACTTGTTTTACCAAACATTGCAGTTTGCAGGCACACAGACAAGCGAGACAACACTAACGCCAACAGGCATTGAAGTGGGTGTAGGTGTGAGAACGGGAGCGATTAATAGAATCTATTCTCAAGGCAGTCCAAAAGAGACAGAAAATCCGCTTGATGTAGCGATTATGGGTAAAGGATTTTTCCCCATACAGCTTCCAGATGGCAATATTGCTTATACAAGAAGTGGGAATTTTAAGCTTGATGATCAAGGTAATATCGTTACTTCAGAGGGCTATCTAGTCCAGCCACAAATCACCGTGCCACCAGAAGCACAAAGCATAAATATCGGTGCAGATGGCACTGTGAGTGTTACACTTGGTAACAACGGACAGGCGGAAGTTTTAGGGCAGATTCAGCTTGTAAATTTTGTGAATCCAGCTGGTTTGCATGGCTTAGGCGATAATCTCTATATGAATACAAATGCAAGTGGTGAGCCAATAGAGGGCATAGCTGGACAAGATGGTTTAGGACAGATTCGTGCAGGATTTTTAGAGTTAAGCAATGTGCGTTTAGTATCTGAAATGACTGATCTAATCACAGGGCAAAGAGCGTATGAAGCAAACTCAAAAAGCATTCAAACAGCAGATTCCATGCTACAAACCGTTAATGGCTTAAAGCGATAG
- a CDS encoding NYN domain-containing protein, with protein sequence MAVKRPRVAIVFDSENNAAQTRQRITTSMERVLRHGNVVLKAAFGFASKRLQQTYREYGITNYSRNGRIDTQKNIADMRICKYAKEHYREFDCLVIVSDDNDFTPLLTFLKEKGKRVVVYGTQKVGRMLLCESNEYYELRKVCQ encoded by the coding sequence ATGGCGGTTAAAAGACCAAGAGTGGCTATTGTATTTGATAGTGAAAATAATGCTGCTCAAACACGGCAACGCATTACAACAAGTATGGAGCGTGTGTTAAGACACGGCAATGTCGTGCTAAAAGCAGCCTTTGGATTTGCATCTAAGAGACTTCAGCAAACCTATCGTGAGTATGGAATCACAAATTATAGTAGAAATGGAAGAATAGATACGCAAAAAAATATCGCAGATATGCGAATTTGCAAGTATGCAAAAGAGCATTACAGAGAGTTTGATTGCCTTGTGATAGTGAGCGATGATAATGACTTTACTCCTTTGCTTACTTTTTTGAAAGAGAAAGGCAAAAGAGTTGTTGTATATGGGACACAAAAAGTTGGGAGAATGCTTTTGTGTGAAAGCAATGAATATTATGAGTTAAGAAAGGTGTGTCAATGA
- a CDS encoding NAD-dependent epimerase/dehydratase family protein, translating into MKILITGGLGFIGLNLIQSLESENEIVIFDKKSIGSVCEMYGYEKTKFLHSSHIKAVKGDICDEELLFSVLNATKFNCIIHLCAISSVAEAESNKDECNRVNVYGSEMLLKTLSKSISKNAGIIFTSSREVYGDTKGQMVNENAAMQPINQYGKSKLKSQQIIEDYAKTNHNPCIIFQLSNVYGGYFDKPSRVIPNFSAKLMAGQEICIYGGEQILDFVYIGDVISCIKKALDLLSHTRICERFILSSAKGVRLKDLVLLLENEWQTKAKVDYKSRRNFEVENFLGDNTKAMKFFNMRFKDITQGLSLYARLCQANRVVLKHTQKELVC; encoded by the coding sequence ATGAAGATTCTCATTACAGGTGGGCTAGGATTTATAGGATTAAATCTCATTCAGTCGTTAGAAAGTGAGAATGAAATTGTAATTTTTGATAAAAAGAGTATAGGAAGTGTGTGTGAGATGTATGGATATGAGAAGACAAAGTTTTTACATAGCTCACATATAAAAGCGGTAAAAGGTGATATTTGCGATGAAGAGTTGCTATTTAGTGTTTTAAACGCGACAAAGTTTAATTGCATTATACATTTATGTGCTATCTCAAGTGTGGCTGAAGCAGAATCTAATAAAGATGAATGCAATAGGGTAAATGTCTATGGTAGTGAGATGTTACTTAAAACTTTGAGTAAATCTATATCAAAAAATGCAGGGATTATCTTTACAAGCAGTCGAGAGGTTTATGGTGATACAAAGGGGCAAATGGTAAATGAAAATGCAGCAATGCAACCTATCAATCAATATGGAAAAAGTAAGCTTAAATCACAGCAGATTATAGAAGATTACGCAAAAACCAATCATAATCCCTGCATAATTTTTCAGCTTAGTAATGTCTATGGGGGCTACTTTGATAAGCCTAGCAGAGTGATACCAAACTTTAGTGCAAAGCTAATGGCTGGACAAGAGATTTGCATTTATGGTGGAGAGCAAATTCTAGACTTTGTGTATATCGGTGATGTGATTTCTTGTATTAAAAAAGCCTTAGATTTATTATCTCATACAAGAATTTGTGAGCGGTTTATCCTATCAAGCGCTAAAGGTGTGAGATTAAAAGATCTTGTATTATTGCTAGAAAATGAGTGGCAAACAAAGGCAAAGGTGGATTATAAGTCTAGACGAAATTTTGAAGTGGAAAATTTCCTAGGAGATAATACAAAGGCAATGAAATTTTTTAATATGAGATTTAAAGATATTACACAGGGCTTAAGTCTTTATGCGAGATTATGTCAAGCAAATAGAGTAGTTTTAAAACACACACAAAAGGAGTTGGTATGCTAG